The nucleotide window caaaaaaactgaattttatGACCCTCCACCACCTATTAAACCCACTAACACCGAAAATCCCTCTTCaaggtttgtttgtttgtttattagttgttgttgctgtttttttggttataaaattgttgttttatttgtttatagtCAAGGTGGTGAAGTGAAGGTGGTGGTTTCTTCAAGTTCTTCTTCACAGTCTAATCTGGTTTCTTCAAGTCCTTCTTCAAAGATTAATCAGAATCGAAATTCCATTCTTGTTAGTCACAGGCAGGTGAGAGATGTTTCtgttttttaatgtaaaaattgaTTCTTTTGGTAATTTGCTGTGTTTGTTGAGCTTCTTGAGAGAAATCAAGCAGAAGAAAGGAAACCCTGAATAGTACATTAGCATAACACGATTGGTTCAATTACACTATTGTGTTGGTTGGAGGAGCTTAAGTTTATAAATGTTGATGAACTAATGTTTACATCCTGTTTCAATTTTGTATAGAACCTTGGCTcattcttgttttgttttactTGTAAGCCTGTTAGGAGTATGGTATGTGCTTGGTTTTAGCAATGGTTGGATTTCTTATATTGGTTTTTATGAATAAGCTGGAGTGTTGCATTTCCTACCTTTTGCAGAAGGGAAATCCCTTACTAAAACATATCAGAAATGTGAGATGGGTTTTCGCTGATGTTGTTTGCGACTACTTGCTGGGGAAGAATTCATGTGCTCTGTATCTAAGGTTTGAGCTTCTGCACATTCTgttatatatttcatttgtcTTGATTCAACTAGTAGAATTAAGCAGCTAAACATACTAGGCAAAGCTAGTTGTGAATGTATATAATTGTGACAGTCCACATAGATTATGTAATTCATGTGAAGATatgattttgttaatatatatgaaagtgaTGTGTGAAATCGAGATTAGTTTAATTTGTGCCTCTGTatacaaaattttctatttcatgGTCTCCTCTTTCAAAGTATcttaatataaaagattataagtATGCCTTGGAAAGGACTTGATTAGCAATTATGTGTGCAATGCGCTAAACTCATGTCTTTTGCCTTTAGTTTGCATGCCTTGGAAATGACTCAATTAGCAATCATGTGTGCAATGCACTTAAATCATGTCTTTGCCTTAGTTTGCCTGTTCATGGAACAGCTTTGGGACTATTTCAACCACAGGCATTTGTgttgaatattataattattaatatttgtatcaaatgcattttaaaatgaaatgtgcTCTAACCTCAATTTATTGATTGTTTGATACAGTCTTCGATATCATTTGCTGCATCCAGATTACCTGTATTACCGTATAAGGGAATTGCAGAAAAACTTCAAGCTTCGCGTTGTTCTCTGCCATGTTGATGTGGTAAGTGTCTTTTCAGGGaatggtaattttttatgtctttttaaGCATTCATTTTGGGATAGtgttttatacaaaatttggtTACCATGGGGACAGATGAGtgtggcttttttttttttttttaaattaatgatataaaggatataatttctcattcttctttttcattgcAGGAGGATGTTGTTAAGCCTTTACTTGAAGTTACTAAAACTGCTCTACTACATGATTGTACCCTGTTATGTGCTTGGAGGTtgattatccttttttttttaaattaatcacaGATAAGCTTATATGCATATGTATTACAATTTGTAAGATTTTTTGTACTTCCCAAAGCTTCTGTTCAACAATAAGTTCTGTGGTTTCTTCCGATTTTTCAGGTCTTATGTTCCTGACTCCTTTTTAAGAAGTTGGAGTCTGTATGCATGTGACTCAGTTGTCACTGAAGTTACAAAAGTTGCTTACCGATTTTTTTTCAGCCTGAATATTGTTCTCTGTTGAcaaacttattttatattattggttGTAGCTTGGAGGAATGTGGTCGCTACTTGGAGACTATCAAAGTCTATGAAAACAAGCCAGCTGACCTTATTCAAGGTCAAATTGATAGAGACTATTTATCACGGGTATCCTCTTTTTTGAGTTCTCCGGTTGCACTATGAATTTATGTTATTACACTGGCTGATGAACCTTTCGAGTGATTTGATGAGGCTATACTTCTTTTGATGTAGCTGACTCATGCCCTTACAACTGTTCGACATGTTAACAAGACTGATGTGGTTACATTAGGGTCAACATTTGGGGTATGCTCATGCAACTATTAAAGTCTGGAGGTTGATATGTTTACATTGAAGCTGACTGGCATTGTTTTGCAGTCTCTTTCTCATATCATGGATGCATCCATGGAAGACTTAGCTCGTTGTCCTGGCATAGGAGAGCGCAAGGTATTCTTTTTCTCCAAAATGAGACGTGACTAACGGTGACTTTTCATTATACTGTTGTGCATGTACTTGTTTGTGTGATGCCATCTTGGTGATGCACAGAAAAGTAATGCCCCTTAAATggtgtttttcatttttgatgatttttaccACTAACCACCTACCTGGTCAATTTTTTGATGAATCAGGTTAAACGCTTGTATGATACTTTTCATGAACCATTCAAGCGCATAGCTTCCAGTCAACCTAATATTCCACAAGCCACTCTCCAAAAAGCTGCTGAACCTCACTCATTGAGTGAAGTGATGGAAGTGGATAAAGAAACAGAAGATGCAAGCAAGCGTAGGAAGAAAGAACCTGAATTGACTGTTAAGTCAGCTCTATCTACTGCTTTTGCTAAATATGCtgataaaattggtaaaaaggACAATAGCTCGCCTGGAAACAAGGAAGAGGAAACAAGTGCCGCCAAATCAGGGTCTGAGAAAAAGAATGACAATGAAGAAGTTGGCAATTGATTATACTTCTACTTACCCaaaattcacacaaaccaaAAAATGAGCACCGCATGAAACAGAAATGCTTgagaagatatttttcattGCATCCTTGGAAGGAAACAAATGGTCGCCATGTTGTTGTTCACACATTGCATATTGGATGGGGTAATTTTTTCCTCCCCTCTTGTGGTGATTTTCACAGTGTCAAATGTTTACCAAAATCTTATGCACTTGGGAAGATTTTCAGGGATTAGAAATTATGCTGGCTGAAATGTAATTTAGaggtatgtatatataaattcttAGGAAGTTGATTCATTTAACATTCCATTTTCTGAAGCTACAATACTGAAGTCTTGAGATAGTTTTTCTTATTGTGCTCTCTCAAATCGTTCTCAACAAATTCGGACTTTGACTTGCTATTATAGACTTCGAAAACCCTTCTCCTTTTCCTTTGTATGATCTTTTAGTGACCTTATTGACTTCTGGTTGGAGGCAGCCTATTATCTTAATTGATTTTTGAGTTTTACTCGCAAGTTCTTTAAGATGGTGAAAATTTTTCCAAATCTCCTACAATCCCCAATCATGTTAGCCACAACTTGCTATTCTCAACATTAAAATTGACCTTCACATGAAAGGCAATTATTTCTAGAAAGCTCAGTGTATGATTATTCTCTAATATCGTATACAAATGAAAGTGATGGCCAACTACAATATTAAGCCTTGTTTTAAAGCCCTAACAATGTCccaaaaatgttatattattcaAGATAAAGTTAGGGGTGAATTTAAGTTAAGTGGAGCACAAACAAAtgataacttgagtttgatcTAAATGTAGAAAGTCAAACtcaatataattatgtattgtCAAATGAATAATTGGAAAACCATTAAAGAGAAAGATAAAGGGtcgttgaaaattaaaaatataaaaaattatcaaaaaaaaaagtaaatcaaAATAGATCTACTATTattgttaatgaaaaattatcagAGAAGTTAGATTTACTAATAATTCTTCAAAAACTCAATCTACTTGAGTTGGTCGAAGCTCATTAGAGCAGAATATTGAGCCTGCTCAGCTTGGCTCCACCCAAGATAAAGTTACCCTTcattttgggaaattaattaaaataagcaaaattttaagcgtttatacatttttaggccaccttagaaaagttttaccaaaataagcaaaccgtatttttttttaccctttttacccttatgttgaaaaaccaagtaaaagtattttttctgaaaatatgcgtcggtttatggtggttacgatggtggctagggattttacactgaaaccttaaatatgtcgaattatgtatatagatGTTTTtaaatgtttcgaacgcttaaaataatgtagtttcgatgttaatggatgtctggaagtgtagccgttaaGAGACAAAAACGCGTAAATTTACAATGTCACGTAAACACTGTTCACACAGCGTAAAATACTGTTTACATTGCGTAAATACTGTTTACATCACGCAAAAGtaaatatcatagtctgtgaacagtatttttgtGCGATTTTGCAAGCAGTTTGTGTAGTTGAACAGTGTTTACGCAatgtgaacagtgtttgcgcgCGCGTGAACAGTATTTGTGCAATTTGCGTGACAATGTTCACTTTTTGcacttttgtctctcaacggctacacttccagacatccattaatattgaaactacatcattttaagcgttcgaaatattcaaaaacatccatatacataattcgacatatttagggtttcactgtaaaatccctagctaccatcgtaaccaccataaaccgacgcacattctcagaaaaaaatatttttacttagtttttcaacataagggtaaaaagggtaaaaaaaatacagtttgttTATTTTGACAAAACTTTTCTAGAGtgacctaaaaacgtataaacacttaaaattttgcttattttaattaattacccctTCATTTTTACCATAAAATAGAGGTCCAATCCACACTTAAATTATGTGGGGGTAAAGTACCTCACAACGGTAGATGAATCGCATTATGAACCATTAAATTTTCACGTGAATACGTTATGCTATCCATGTTACTTTGTCGTAATGTCTGGTTGCCTTCTACTTCTCTGCAATTGCATCTGGGATGAAACATTCTTTATAGACAGTTCCAAAATAGTCAAGTGCACTCTGGTGTTAAATCTGTGAGtttaatctcttttttgttCACTCTGATGCTTATTCTTTTTAACAGTATTTTTTACCTGTCATGTACAGCCAAGCTTTGCCCTTCCCAATCTTCAAGGCAAGATTGATATCTATTGCTTCTAAACTATGCCACTAGcctctttttgtcttttcttcccCTCTAGCCTCCAATTTCCAATATTCCCGCTTTATAGATAAGGCTTTAAAAACAACCATAGGCTTCTCACTTATATTCATTCTATGCCATATTACAGAAAAGTTATACCCTATGTTGTTACACAACATAAGACAAAATTCTTAATGTGTGATATGTTGCCTCATTGTTTGTTCTTTTCGTATGCACATCATCTCGATGACTCGATTCTGAACATTGGGTCCCAAACACTTTGATCATTTGCAGAATGTTAACTtctgattattttttttcctgtcAGCTACTTGTacctttaaaagaaaattcttttgtTCGCTTTTAATGGATTCTTTTCAGGGTTAAAGTTTTAGCCATCTTCTGCTTTCTTGTTCAGTTGCTTTGTATAACACTAATTGATAAGAATGAAGATCACAGGACACAAATGCGACTTGCTTTTCTGTAGAATTGTGATTTAGAAGACTGGATCTATGCTTTTTAAGTATCAAAACTATGGATGATTGTTTATTAGCATCAGTTTTGATATACATGGCACGCGGCAAGATTAGAGTTTTTGCACTACCAGCAAGATTTGCTGCTCAACAAAAGGCCACTTTATTGGGgacaacaattttatttttcactgaACACTGTACGATGCTTTTCTTTGTGTTCCAATGAGATGAACTGGAACAGTGTGACAAACTGTGCAAATTCCGGAGAGCTTCTAATATCTAGGACTTGGCGTGT belongs to Mangifera indica cultivar Alphonso chromosome 2, CATAS_Mindica_2.1, whole genome shotgun sequence and includes:
- the LOC123200059 gene encoding DNA excision repair protein ERCC-1 — translated: MENEEQNAPAIPQQGSQNKKKTLITIPSYQEVIASSQIKSTPTQNLFTPSQTFSQAFSFIKKTEFYDPPPPIKPTNTENPSSSQGGEVKVVVSSSSSSQSNLVSSSPSSKINQNRNSILVSHRQKGNPLLKHIRNVRWVFADVVCDYLLGKNSCALYLSLRYHLLHPDYLYYRIRELQKNFKLRVVLCHVDVEDVVKPLLEVTKTALLHDCTLLCAWSLEECGRYLETIKVYENKPADLIQGQIDRDYLSRLTHALTTVRHVNKTDVVTLGSTFGSLSHIMDASMEDLARCPGIGERKVKRLYDTFHEPFKRIASSQPNIPQATLQKAAEPHSLSEVMEVDKETEDASKRRKKEPELTVKSALSTAFAKYADKIGKKDNSSPGNKEEETSAAKSGSEKKNDNEEVGN